Proteins encoded within one genomic window of Eleutherodactylus coqui strain aEleCoq1 chromosome 1, aEleCoq1.hap1, whole genome shotgun sequence:
- the LOC136615842 gene encoding zinc finger protein OZF-like — protein sequence MVSLSMFVTRGTAVVREEVQDYTIVKKTPGDGSTPNSHLHESGGWSRSQSPITEDPPYLPIHEQKILELTNKITELLTGEVPIRCQDVAVYFSMEEWEYLEGHKNLYKDVKMENHQPPISQENPIEDFDGNFMSSLKCKTEDEDIVQHSPGENLIIHNVQPVFNNTDLSYNLPNHEEPSPDQSQNFATSTGHTVGNSLQYGKQLAKSSGLFIHKIICTDEKPYSCSECGKCFLEKSNFVSQERIHTVEKSFICSKCGKAFSNKTNLLTHDRIHTGEKPFSCSECGRCFTVKSCLVRHQRTHTGEKPYSCSECGRCFTDKSVLVKHRRIHTGEKPFSCSECGRCFTDKSVLVRHQRVHTGEKPFSCSECGKCFTQKTTLVMHQRLHTIVKPF from the exons ATGGTATCGCTCTCCATGTTCGTCACTCGCGGCACCGCCGTTGTCAGGGAAGAAGTCCAG gattacacaatagtgaagaagacaCCGGGTGACGGTTCAactcccaacagccatctccatgagtcaggaggCTGGAGTaggagccagagccccatcacagaggaTCCTCCTTacttaccgatacatgagcagaagatcctagagctcaccaacaagatcactgagctgctgactggagag gttcctataaggtgtcaggatgtcgctgtctatttctccatggaggagtgggagtatttagaaggacacaagaatctgtacaaggatgtcaagatggagaaccaccagccTCCAATATCACAAG AAAATCCCATTGAGGACTTTGATGGAAACTTCATGTCATCGCTAAAGTGTAAAACAGAAGATGAAGATATTGTGCAGCACTCTccaggagaaaacctcattaTTCATAATGTTCAGCCAGTATTTAACAATACAGATCTATCATATAATCTCCCAAATCACGAGGAACCTTCTCCTGATCAATCTCAGAATTTTGCTACAAGTACAGGTCACACCGTGGGTAACAGTCTGCAATATGGAAAACAGTTGGCAAAAAGCTCAGGTCTATTTATACACAAAATAATTTGCACAgatgagaagccatattcatgttcagaatgtgggaaatgttttctagAAAAATCAAACTTTGTTAGCCaggagagaattcacacagtagAAAAGTCGTTTATATGCTCAAAATGTGGGaaggctttttcaaacaaaacaaATCTTCTTACACAtgacagaattcacacaggagagaagccattttcatgttcagaatgtggtagATGTTTTACAGTTAAATCatgtcttgttagacatcagagaactcacacaggggagaagccatattcatgttcagaatgtgggagatgttttacagataaatcagttcttgttaaacatcggagaattcacacaggagagaaaccattttcatgttcagaatgtgggagatgttttacagataaatcagttctcgttagacatcagagagttcacacaggagagaagccattttcatgttcagaatgtggaaaatgttttacacaaAAAACAACTCTTGTTATGCATCAGAGACTTCACACAATAGTGAAGCCATTTTAA
- the LOC136607875 gene encoding oocyte zinc finger protein XlCOF7.1-like, whose protein sequence is MNELLRMSKYGNEVTKRILNLSLEIIYLLTGEDYMMVKKTSGDDATPNSHRHESGGWSRSQSPITEAPPHLPIHEQKILELTNKITELLTAEVPIRCHDVVVYLSMEEWEYLEGHKDLYKDVMMENHQLLISQENPIEDFDGNFMSSLNYKAEDEDIVQHSPGENLITLNVQPVCTSTDLSYNPPNHKEPSPDRSQNFATSKGPIDSNSLQCGKQLAKSSGLFTHKRTCTDEKPYSCSECGKCFPKKSKLVRHQIIHTAEKPFSCSECGKCFKLKTCLVRHQKIHTAEKPFSCSECGKSFKHKVSLAGHERTHTGEKPFSCSECGGCFMLKSLLLRHQRAHTGEEKSFSCLECGKGFTNKVNLIVHERTHTGEKLFSCSECGKGFTNKVNLLGHERMHTGEKPFSCSECGKSFKLKSVLVRHERAHTGEKSFSCSECGKYFSKREKLVRHERIHTGEKPFSCSECGKSFTSKVNLVGHERIHTGEKPFSCSECGKCFKLKSVLVRHQRIHTGEKPFPCSECGKRFMDRTQLIAHQRFHTGEKPYSCSECGKCFMEKSGLVKHQRTHTGEKRFSCSVCGKCFSGRTHLLTHERLHTGEKPFSCSECGKCFTQKSDLVRHQRLHTGEKPFSCSECGKCFTQKTSLVVHQRTHTRVK, encoded by the exons gattacatgatggtgaagaAGACATCGGGTGATGATGCGACTCCCAACAGCCATCGccatgagtcaggaggatggagcaggagccagagccccatcacagaggctcctcctcacttaccgatacatgagcagaagatcctagaactcaccaacaagatcactgagctgctgactgcagag gttcctataaggtgtcatgATGTGGTTGTCTATCTCTCCATGgaagagtgggagtatttagaaggacacaaggatctgtacaaggacgtcatgatggagaacCACCAGCTTCTTATATCACAGG AAAATCCCATTGAGGACTTTGATGGAAACTTCATGTCATCACTAAATTATAAAGCAGAAGATGAAGATATTGTGCAGCACTCTccaggagaaaacctcattaccCTTAATGTTCAGCCAGTATGTACCAGTACAGATCTGTCATATAATCCCCCTAATCACAAGGAACCTTCTCCTGATCGATCTCAGAATTTTGCTACAAGTAAAGGCCCCATTGACAGTAATAGTCTTCAATGTGGAAAACAGTTGGCAAAAAGCTCGGGTCTTTTTACACACAAAAGAACTTGCACAgatgagaagccatattcatgttcagaatgtgggaaatgttttccaaaAAAATCAAAGCTTGTTAGACATCAAATAATTCACACAgcagagaagccgttttcatgttcagaatgtggtaaatgttttaagcTAAAAACCTGTCTTGTTAGacaccagaaaattcacacagcagagaagccattttcatgttcggaatgtgggaagAGTTTTAAACATAAAGTAAGTCTTGCTGGAcatgagagaactcacacaggagagaagccattttcatgttcagaatgtgggggaTGTTTTATGCTGAAATCGCTTCTTCTTAGACATCAGAGAGCTCACACAGGGGAGGAGAAGTccttttcatgtttagaatgtggaaagGGTTTTACTAATAAAGTAAATCTTATTGTAcatgagagaactcacacaggagagaagctattttcatgttcagaatgtggaaagggTTTTACAAATAAAGTAAATCTACTTGGACATGAGAGAatgcacacaggagagaaaccattttcatgttcagaatgtgggaaatcttttaagcTGAAATCAGTTCTTGTTCGACACGAGAgagctcacacaggggagaagtcattttcatgttcagaatgtgggaaatatttttcaAAAAGAGAAAAGCTTGTTAGAcatgaaagaattcacacaggagagaagccattttcatgttcagaatgtgggaagagtTTTACAAGTAAAGTAAATCTTGTtggacatgagagaattcacacaggagagaaaccattttcatgctcagaatgtggcaaatgttttaagctaaaatcagttcttgttagacatcagaggattcacacaggggagaagccattcccatgctctgaatgtgggaaacgttttatggATAGAACACAGCTTATTGCACATCAGagatttcacacaggagagaagccatattcatgttcagaatgtgggaaatgttttatggagaaatcaggtcttgttaaacatcagagaactcacacaggagagaagcggttttcatgttcagtatgtgggaaatgtttttcggGTAGAACACATCTTCTTACACATGAGAgacttcacacaggggagaagccgttttcatgttcagaatgtgggaaatgttttacacagaaatcggATCTTGTTAGGCATCAGAgacttcacacaggggagaagccattttcatgttcagaatgtgggaaatgttttacacaaaaaacaagtcttgttgtacatcagagaacCCACACTAGAGTGAAGTAA